From Trichocoleus desertorum ATA4-8-CV12, a single genomic window includes:
- a CDS encoding IS1 family transposase, translating to MKCPQCHSTHTTKNGHRRGRQCYKCKQCGRQFLESYRPGAYSDDIKQLCLKMYLNGMGLRGIERVTEIHHTTIMHWIREAGHPLRDAPEAEEIPEITDLDELQTFVGHKRHKLWIWTAVNHKRAGILAWVIGERSSETFKGLWVIVKCWHCFFYVTDGWKVYSMFIEDGDQIVSKTYMTRVEGENTRLRHYLARLHRKTLCYSKSVEMLKCSLRLLLHYLKYRTVPLPA from the coding sequence ATGAAATGTCCTCAATGTCACTCCACTCACACGACTAAAAACGGGCACCGTCGAGGCAGACAGTGCTATAAGTGCAAGCAGTGTGGTCGCCAATTTCTCGAGTCTTACCGCCCTGGGGCTTACTCCGATGACATCAAGCAACTGTGTCTCAAAATGTATCTCAATGGCATGGGACTGCGGGGCATCGAACGAGTCACCGAGATCCACCACACGACGATCATGCACTGGATTCGAGAAGCTGGACATCCCCTTAGAGATGCTCCCGAAGCTGAAGAAATCCCAGAAATAACCGACTTGGATGAACTGCAAACCTTTGTCGGCCATAAGCGCCACAAACTCTGGATTTGGACGGCGGTCAACCACAAGCGAGCAGGAATTTTGGCCTGGGTCATCGGTGAGCGCAGCAGCGAGACCTTCAAGGGGTTATGGGTGATTGTCAAGTGCTGGCACTGTTTCTTCTACGTCACCGATGGATGGAAGGTTTACTCAATGTTCATTGAAGACGGCGACCAGATTGTGAGTAAGACCTACATGACCCGAGTAGAAGGAGAGAACACCCGTCTGCGGCATTACCTCGCGCGGTTGCACCGTAAAACCTTGTGCTACTCCAAGTCAGTTGAGATGTTGAAGTGTTCGCTCCGTTTACTACTGCACTACTTGAAGTATCGAACGGTTCCTCTACCCGCTTAG
- a CDS encoding transposase: MFAPFTTALLEVSNGSSTRLVHYNFSNAFDDTVLDKRHSASIELVRRQYSGNEHRVIWGIGLISCVYVNGETGQFWVIDYRLYDPDGDGQSKLDHVATMLDSVVYSKQLPFATVLMDSWYATQKLMAQIDQFEKLYYCPLKTNRRIDGSGGTQPYQRIDELSWSVEELQKGRLIKVRGFPADKKVKLFRVTVSTNRTEFVATNDLAQSSNECHARCVWHSLED, translated from the coding sequence GTGTTCGCTCCGTTTACTACTGCACTACTTGAAGTATCGAACGGTTCCTCTACCCGCTTAGTTCATTACAATTTCAGCAACGCCTTCGACGATACTGTCCTAGATAAGCGGCATTCCGCATCCATTGAACTGGTCAGACGACAATACAGCGGCAATGAGCATCGCGTGATTTGGGGCATTGGCTTGATTAGTTGTGTGTACGTCAACGGTGAAACTGGACAGTTTTGGGTCATTGACTACCGACTCTATGACCCCGATGGCGACGGGCAGAGCAAACTCGATCACGTTGCAACCATGCTCGATAGCGTGGTGTACAGCAAGCAGTTACCGTTTGCAACGGTGTTGATGGACAGTTGGTATGCCACCCAAAAGTTGATGGCACAGATTGACCAGTTCGAGAAGCTGTATTACTGCCCGCTCAAAACGAACCGACGCATCGATGGCAGCGGCGGCACTCAACCCTACCAACGGATTGACGAGCTGTCCTGGAGTGTTGAGGAGTTGCAAAAAGGTAGGTTGATCAAAGTTCGTGGCTTTCCCGCTGACAAGAAAGTGAAACTATTCCGGGTCACTGTTTCTACCAACAGGACGGAGTTTGTCGCCACCAACGACTTGGCTCAATCTTCCAACGAATGCCACGCAAGATGTGTGTGGCATTCGTTGGAAGATTGA
- a CDS encoding GNAT family N-acetyltransferase has product MEHENMIVRPAQWSDKTAVLNFCQHTWLDTEDYIAAVWDQWMTDSSGQILVATLKGQPVAMTRVVQLAKHEGWWEALRVDPQYRGRGLVRLLDPEIDRYFETRDITTVRCCVATWNKAMPDTVQRRGYQPVACYLKHSAAAIAAPMEQLSPLYESDFEAVWQWLQQSHESSPLFVCRGAKWQMLTLEQLHKRLGSGKVWGYWQNQQLQGLLIQSPLESADSTLWVGFIGGTVDEIPVVLRQMRYLAHHLQYSKVSGFFPKTNPLLTALEQAGYGAVAGGEFWVYEKRF; this is encoded by the coding sequence ATGGAACACGAAAACATGATTGTCCGTCCAGCTCAGTGGAGCGATAAAACTGCGGTGTTGAACTTCTGCCAGCACACTTGGCTGGATACAGAAGACTATATCGCGGCTGTGTGGGATCAGTGGATGACAGATTCTTCTGGGCAGATCCTAGTAGCCACGTTGAAAGGCCAGCCAGTTGCCATGACGCGAGTGGTGCAACTGGCAAAACACGAAGGATGGTGGGAGGCCTTACGGGTCGATCCACAGTATCGAGGGCGAGGTCTGGTTCGTCTCTTGGACCCTGAGATCGATCGCTACTTCGAGACTCGGGACATTACCACTGTTCGCTGCTGTGTTGCCACCTGGAACAAGGCTATGCCAGACACTGTCCAGCGACGGGGATATCAACCTGTTGCCTGCTATCTTAAGCATTCTGCAGCGGCGATCGCGGCACCGATGGAGCAACTCAGCCCACTGTACGAAAGTGATTTCGAAGCGGTTTGGCAATGGCTCCAGCAGAGTCATGAATCGTCGCCGCTTTTTGTCTGTCGAGGTGCCAAATGGCAAATGCTCACGCTTGAGCAGTTGCACAAGCGATTAGGCAGTGGGAAAGTTTGGGGGTACTGGCAGAATCAGCAGTTACAGGGTCTGCTAATTCAAAGTCCCTTGGAGAGTGCTGATTCAACCTTATGGGTCGGGTTCATCGGAGGCACCGTTGATGAGATTCCTGTTGTGTTGAGACAGATGCGGTATTTGGCACACCACCTCCAATACTCCAAAGTCAGCGGTTTCTTTCCTAAGACCAACCCCTTGCTCACGGCGCTAGAGCAAGCAGGCTATGGCGCTGTTGCAGGAGGTGAATTTTGGGTCTATGAAAAGCGGTTCTGA
- a CDS encoding methyltransferase domain-containing protein, translating to MNSVEWYEQNATAVIPGYESLQAAEVHGWLLGLLSDRPSLVLDIGAGSGRDAAWLAAQGHEVVAVEPAASMREAGQRLHPDSKIRWMDDRLPSLQNLHHLGLTFDFILLSAVWMHVPPTERSRAFRKVITLLKPGGLLAITLRHGPAEAERQIYEVSWEEIERLARNHGAAIVRKVEGQDQLQRSQVSWTQIALSLPDDGTGALPLLRHIILNDSKSSTYKLALLRVICRIAASTAGVAQHYDDDFVSVPLGLAALYWIRLLKPLVEADLPQTPTNRGTQALGFVGEGFRSLTNVSHLDLRVGVRFVGTVAKGLHQALKEAAQTITKMPAHHMTYPNGGQILRVIRSSRVLTPSEIWLDLAYLTSFGQILIPKHLWMALLRFDIWIEPVVMAEWVRLMKGYAAGQGRGLEPAEIAVAMIWSDPSRDVTAARQRALDLLSSKNLFCVWSGKQLSEQSLNIDHCFPWSIWPCDDLWNLMPAHWQVNQQQKRDRLPSAEVFQVAQARVQEWWSEAYLQSRNPLIPLRFTHEARASLPGLLHVANSLTLDDLFAAAMIQRLRLKHDQQVPEWMPTSNG from the coding sequence ATGAATTCAGTTGAGTGGTATGAGCAAAATGCGACAGCTGTTATTCCTGGGTATGAAAGCCTTCAAGCAGCAGAGGTTCATGGTTGGCTATTAGGCTTGCTCTCGGATCGTCCCAGCTTAGTGCTTGATATTGGGGCTGGCAGTGGTCGGGATGCTGCTTGGTTAGCAGCCCAGGGTCATGAAGTAGTTGCCGTTGAACCAGCTGCCTCCATGCGAGAAGCAGGACAGCGCCTCCATCCAGATTCTAAGATTCGCTGGATGGATGATCGCCTTCCAAGTTTGCAAAATCTGCACCACTTGGGTTTGACATTCGATTTCATTCTTTTAAGTGCCGTCTGGATGCATGTTCCGCCGACAGAGCGATCGCGGGCCTTCCGCAAAGTCATCACGCTACTAAAACCTGGTGGGCTATTGGCAATTACCCTACGGCATGGCCCAGCTGAAGCAGAGCGGCAAATTTATGAAGTCTCTTGGGAAGAGATTGAACGGTTGGCCCGCAATCACGGAGCGGCGATTGTCCGCAAAGTCGAAGGTCAGGATCAGCTACAGCGATCGCAAGTTTCCTGGACTCAAATTGCGCTCTCATTGCCCGATGATGGTACGGGTGCTTTGCCCTTGCTGCGGCACATCATCTTGAATGATTCTAAGTCGTCTACTTACAAATTGGCGCTACTGCGGGTTATTTGCCGCATTGCAGCCAGTACTGCCGGAGTCGCTCAACACTACGACGATGACTTTGTGAGTGTCCCGCTGGGTTTGGCTGCCCTCTATTGGATTCGCTTGTTGAAGCCATTAGTTGAGGCGGATTTACCTCAAACCCCGACAAATCGAGGGACGCAGGCGCTGGGATTTGTGGGCGAAGGCTTCCGTTCGCTCACGAATGTGTCTCACCTTGATTTGCGAGTGGGAGTGCGGTTTGTAGGAACCGTGGCTAAAGGTTTGCATCAGGCCTTGAAAGAAGCAGCGCAGACGATTACCAAAATGCCTGCCCATCACATGACCTATCCCAATGGAGGTCAAATCCTTCGAGTCATCCGCTCTTCTCGAGTGCTGACACCAAGTGAAATCTGGCTTGATTTGGCATACTTGACGAGCTTTGGGCAGATTCTCATCCCGAAACACCTCTGGATGGCGTTGTTGCGCTTTGATATTTGGATTGAGCCTGTGGTCATGGCGGAGTGGGTTCGGCTGATGAAAGGTTATGCCGCAGGTCAGGGACGTGGTCTTGAACCAGCCGAAATTGCTGTAGCCATGATTTGGTCAGATCCAAGCCGAGATGTGACAGCTGCTCGGCAGCGGGCTCTAGATCTCTTGTCCTCTAAGAATTTGTTCTGTGTATGGAGTGGTAAACAACTGAGCGAGCAATCCTTGAATATTGACCATTGCTTTCCCTGGTCTATCTGGCCCTGTGATGATTTGTGGAATTTGATGCCTGCTCATTGGCAGGTTAATCAACAGCAGAAGCGCGATCGCTTACCGAGTGCTGAGGTCTTTCAAGTCGCTCAAGCACGAGTGCAGGAGTGGTGGAGTGAAGCTTATCTTCAATCCCGCAACCCATTGATACCTCTACGCTTTACCCATGAAGCCCGTGCGAGCTTGCCGGGATTGTTGCATGTTGCTAATTCACTGACGTTGGATGACCTGTTTGCAGCCGCGATGATCCAGCGATTGCGGTTGAAGCATGATCAACAGGTGCCGGAGTGGATGCCGACTTCCAATGGGTAG
- a CDS encoding transposase family protein: MPNHLSFIGDRVYVGRCNTSTPHKKPPKGELTQGQKEFNRYLSQKRVFVEPVIRVIQIFRVAKEEFRMRSRMYELAIGCVCGLVRLRV, from the coding sequence TTGCCGAACCACCTCTCGTTCATCGGCGACAGAGTCTATGTCGGTCGCTGCAATACCAGCACTCCACATAAGAAGCCACCAAAGGGAGAATTAACTCAGGGGCAAAAGGAGTTTAATCGCTACCTGAGTCAAAAGCGAGTGTTTGTGGAACCTGTGATTCGAGTGATTCAAATTTTCCGGGTTGCCAAGGAAGAGTTTCGGATGCGTTCACGGATGTATGAGCTTGCGATTGGGTGTGTCTGTGGTTTAGTCCGTTTACGGGTGTAA
- a CDS encoding saccharopine dehydrogenase NADP-binding domain-containing protein, which yields MSERPYDVILYGASGFVGKQTVQYFANHASGGEVRWAIAGRNRQKLEAIRDEVGAAVDVLVADSHDEAAIAALVSQTRVLLTTAGPFARYGNALVDACVRFRTHYVDITGEIPWVRTLIDRYQAQAAADGTRIIPYCGFDSVPSDLGTYLVVRYLQRELGVPCQQVRAYFQAYGGLNGGTLASAFHLYDSTGAAQMNDLFLLNPPNTSSPPSAQAERHRDPQTPSFAADLNTWVAPFVMGPVNTRVVRRSAALYEEWQDPYGPDFTYQEYLKFDEPLSWLKATSVTAGLAVFTGVVQQPQARSFLQPLLPQPGDGPSEQTMNEGWFSCELVGTATDGRQVRGLIRDQGDPGNRATVKFVCESALSLALQPDELPGSQTRGGILTPATGLGEVLAERLRQAGMTVDVTL from the coding sequence ATGTCTGAGCGTCCTTATGATGTCATCCTCTATGGTGCCAGTGGTTTCGTGGGCAAACAGACCGTGCAATACTTTGCCAACCATGCCTCTGGGGGAGAAGTGCGGTGGGCAATCGCGGGCAGAAACCGCCAGAAGCTGGAAGCGATTCGCGATGAAGTCGGGGCTGCCGTCGATGTGCTCGTTGCCGACAGCCACGACGAAGCTGCGATCGCCGCTCTTGTCTCTCAGACCCGAGTCCTGCTGACTACGGCTGGTCCCTTTGCTCGCTATGGCAATGCCCTCGTGGATGCCTGCGTGCGCTTTAGAACTCACTACGTCGATATTACGGGAGAAATACCTTGGGTCAGAACCCTCATCGATCGCTACCAAGCTCAAGCGGCGGCTGATGGCACTCGAATCATTCCCTATTGTGGCTTTGATTCCGTGCCCTCGGACCTGGGCACCTACCTCGTGGTGCGGTACCTACAACGAGAACTAGGAGTTCCTTGCCAGCAGGTGCGGGCCTATTTTCAGGCGTATGGCGGGTTGAACGGAGGAACACTGGCCTCGGCTTTCCATCTCTATGATTCCACCGGGGCCGCTCAGATGAATGATCTCTTCCTGCTGAATCCCCCCAACACTTCCTCTCCCCCTTCCGCTCAGGCTGAACGCCATCGTGACCCCCAAACCCCCTCCTTTGCTGCCGACCTCAACACTTGGGTCGCTCCTTTCGTCATGGGACCTGTCAATACCCGCGTCGTTCGTCGCAGCGCGGCTCTCTACGAGGAATGGCAAGACCCTTATGGACCTGACTTCACCTATCAGGAGTATCTCAAGTTCGATGAACCGTTGTCCTGGCTGAAAGCAACGAGTGTTACCGCTGGTCTGGCCGTGTTTACAGGCGTTGTGCAACAACCCCAAGCGCGATCGTTCCTACAACCCCTCTTGCCGCAACCGGGAGATGGACCCTCTGAGCAAACGATGAATGAAGGGTGGTTCTCCTGTGAACTGGTGGGCACTGCAACAGATGGTCGCCAAGTGCGGGGACTGATCCGAGACCAAGGAGATCCTGGCAATCGAGCCACAGTCAAATTTGTCTGTGAATCGGCTCTGAGTCTAGCCTTGCAACCCGATGAACTACCAGGTAGCCAGACACGTGGCGGCATTTTGACGCCTGCAACTGGCTTAGGTGAGGTGCTGGCAGAGCGCTTACGTCAAGCTGGAATGACTGTAGACGTGACTCTATAA
- a CDS encoding methyltransferase domain-containing protein, whose amino-acid sequence MADTFLSPLCTMNQEEVTRQQFDQTASAYSTAPLFTRGQDLQWLVEAAHPSPDWQILDVGCGAGHTAFALAPFVQQVIGIDLSAGMLAEAERNLGDRGLSNVWFQPAIATALPFADQQFDLVTCRFVAHHFPAIEPALAEIHRVLKPDGQFLAVDVISPEDHDLAHFINRIEQLRDPSHYWEWQLSQWHTAIASAGMNFEVLKQWRLPIDFEDWVTRQQTPPAAVIQLEECLDHAPLSVQQALVMTRAPQRTFQLWAALMRGVPIPDSSSV is encoded by the coding sequence ATGGCTGATACATTCCTCAGCCCTCTCTGCACGATGAACCAAGAAGAAGTCACCCGTCAACAGTTTGACCAGACAGCCTCAGCCTACAGTACAGCGCCGCTGTTTACGCGCGGCCAAGACTTGCAGTGGCTCGTGGAAGCCGCTCACCCAAGTCCTGATTGGCAGATTCTGGATGTGGGCTGTGGTGCGGGTCACACTGCCTTTGCCTTGGCTCCGTTCGTGCAGCAAGTAATAGGCATCGATCTCAGCGCTGGCATGTTAGCAGAAGCAGAGCGCAACTTGGGCGATCGCGGACTGAGCAATGTTTGGTTTCAACCCGCGATCGCTACAGCCCTCCCGTTTGCGGATCAGCAATTTGATTTAGTCACCTGCCGCTTTGTCGCCCATCACTTCCCGGCGATCGAACCCGCCTTGGCAGAAATTCACCGAGTGCTGAAGCCCGACGGGCAGTTTTTAGCCGTGGATGTGATTTCGCCCGAAGATCATGACTTGGCTCACTTCATCAACCGCATTGAACAGTTACGCGATCCCTCCCACTACTGGGAGTGGCAACTCTCTCAATGGCATACCGCGATCGCTTCAGCCGGGATGAATTTTGAAGTGCTCAAACAGTGGCGGTTGCCCATTGACTTTGAGGATTGGGTGACTCGACAACAAACGCCGCCTGCAGCTGTGATCCAACTAGAGGAGTGCTTAGACCACGCACCGCTATCGGTTCAGCAAGCCCTCGTGATGACGAGAGCACCACAACGGACGTTTCAACTTTGGGCCGCGCTGATGCGAGGAGTGCCTATCCCTGACAGTTCTTCTGTCTAG
- a CDS encoding GFA family protein, translated as MTAPYSGGCQCGQIRYEIRAEPLTLYACHCKECQKQSSSAFGLSMPVPRAAVVILQGQPKQWQRVSDSGREVSCLFCGECGTRLFHNPARNAKITNVKAGTLDDTSWLKPVGNLWTQSSQKWVILSEQMLNYEAQPSDFSQLFERFEIE; from the coding sequence ATGACGGCTCCTTACAGTGGGGGATGTCAGTGCGGGCAAATTCGATACGAGATTCGGGCTGAACCTCTGACGCTTTATGCGTGTCACTGCAAAGAATGCCAAAAGCAATCTTCCAGTGCCTTTGGCCTGTCAATGCCTGTTCCTCGTGCCGCAGTTGTCATTCTTCAAGGGCAACCGAAACAATGGCAGCGAGTCTCGGATAGTGGGCGTGAAGTGAGTTGCTTGTTTTGTGGAGAATGCGGAACCAGGCTGTTCCATAACCCGGCTCGAAACGCCAAAATTACCAATGTAAAAGCTGGAACCTTAGATGATACAAGTTGGCTCAAGCCCGTTGGCAACTTGTGGACTCAGAGTTCGCAAAAGTGGGTCATTTTGAGTGAACAGATGTTAAACTACGAGGCGCAACCGAGCGACTTTAGCCAACTGTTTGAGCGCTTTGAGATTGAGTAG
- a CDS encoding cation-translocating P-type ATPase, translating to MPATSSRPKIFQFSTSQSWHTIEAEKALWLLKSDRAQGLAQNQVDQSLQQYGSNELIEMKGRSPLEILWDQFKNIMLLMLIAVAIISTILDVRESLARGQFIFPKDAVAIFAVVLLNGLLGYLQESGAEKALAALKNMAFSKVRLIRGGKAVEVESKELVPGDIMLLEAGVKVAADGRILEAANLQVREAALTGEAHAVEKQANALLPEDAPLGDRINLVFCGTEVVQGRATVLVTGTGMQTELGKIATALQSVETEPTPLQKRMTQLGNTLVMGSLILVAIVIAGGTLFNPALFEELVKVSLSMAVAVVPEGLPAVITVTLALGTQRMVKRNALIRKLPAVETLGSVTTICSDKTGTLTQNKMVVQAVHTHRYTAQITGEGYSPEGQFYQQTSSASPQAISIELAPELRSLLMACVLCNDAVLQKENGNWAILGDPTEGALLAVAGKGGFRKDQEDQQLPRVAEFPFSSERKRMSVVVQDASGKLGTSPLLMFTKGSPELVLEHCTHIQQDNQIQPITAQQRQQILEQNNQLASRGLRVLGFASKNLSALSSESDDQAETDLTWLGLVGMLDAPRPEVRDAVAKCRAAGIRPVMITGDHQLTAQAIAQDLGIATVGDRCLSGQELQKLSQSELEAEVHHVSVYARVAPEHKLRIVQALQQQGQIVAMTGDGVNDAPALKQADIGVAMGITGTDVSKEASDMVLLDDNFATIVSAVEEGRVVYINIRRFIRYILGSNIGEVLTIAAAPLLGLGGVPLSPLQILWMNLVTDGLPALALAVEPGRAVVMQQPPKDPKESIFARGLGSYMIRIGIILAVITILMMVWAYGYTEQVQSQLLDRDRWQTMVFTTLCLAQMGHAIAIRSNTRLTVEVPPLSNPYVLLSVAITSILQLLLVYVEPLRSFFNTHYLSSLELLICIGFSSLVFVWIEAEKLLIRWYTARH from the coding sequence ATGCCTGCCACCTCCTCGCGCCCTAAAATTTTTCAATTCTCTACAAGCCAATCCTGGCATACAATCGAAGCGGAAAAAGCCCTTTGGCTGCTCAAGAGCGATCGCGCCCAGGGTTTAGCCCAGAACCAGGTTGACCAGAGTTTGCAGCAATACGGTTCCAACGAACTGATCGAGATGAAAGGGCGATCGCCCCTCGAAATTCTCTGGGATCAGTTTAAGAACATCATGTTGCTGATGCTGATCGCTGTTGCAATTATCTCGACGATTCTAGATGTGCGCGAATCCCTAGCAAGAGGACAGTTCATCTTTCCCAAAGACGCAGTCGCGATCTTTGCAGTGGTACTGCTGAATGGGCTACTGGGCTATCTTCAGGAGAGTGGAGCCGAAAAAGCCCTGGCAGCCCTGAAAAACATGGCATTCTCCAAAGTGCGGCTGATCCGGGGTGGAAAAGCGGTGGAGGTGGAATCTAAGGAACTGGTTCCGGGCGACATCATGCTGCTGGAGGCAGGGGTAAAGGTGGCAGCAGACGGGCGCATTTTGGAAGCAGCCAATTTGCAAGTGCGAGAAGCCGCCCTCACCGGAGAAGCTCACGCCGTTGAAAAGCAAGCCAATGCCCTGTTACCAGAGGACGCACCCTTAGGCGATCGCATCAATCTCGTCTTTTGTGGGACGGAGGTCGTGCAGGGTCGAGCCACCGTACTGGTCACGGGCACCGGAATGCAGACCGAATTGGGCAAGATCGCCACCGCACTGCAATCGGTTGAAACCGAGCCCACCCCTTTGCAAAAACGCATGACTCAACTGGGTAATACATTAGTCATGGGCTCGTTAATCTTAGTGGCGATCGTAATTGCTGGAGGTACGCTATTTAACCCCGCACTGTTTGAAGAGTTAGTCAAAGTCTCTCTCAGTATGGCGGTTGCAGTTGTCCCAGAGGGATTGCCCGCCGTGATCACCGTGACCTTGGCATTGGGCACGCAACGCATGGTGAAGCGTAACGCCCTGATCCGAAAATTGCCTGCGGTGGAGACACTCGGTTCTGTGACCACAATCTGCTCTGACAAGACCGGAACCTTGACCCAGAACAAGATGGTGGTGCAGGCAGTCCATACCCATCGCTACACTGCACAAATAACGGGTGAGGGATACAGCCCTGAAGGTCAGTTTTATCAGCAAACGAGTTCAGCATCGCCCCAAGCAATCTCAATCGAATTAGCGCCAGAATTGCGATCGCTCTTAATGGCCTGTGTGCTTTGCAATGATGCCGTCTTGCAGAAAGAGAATGGCAACTGGGCAATTTTGGGTGACCCGACCGAAGGAGCACTGCTGGCAGTCGCCGGAAAAGGGGGATTCCGCAAAGATCAGGAAGATCAGCAGTTACCTCGTGTTGCAGAGTTTCCGTTTTCCTCTGAACGCAAGCGAATGAGCGTGGTGGTGCAGGATGCGTCCGGCAAACTGGGAACCAGCCCCTTGCTCATGTTTACAAAAGGTTCACCCGAACTGGTGCTGGAACATTGCACCCACATTCAGCAGGACAATCAGATTCAACCGATCACAGCTCAGCAACGACAGCAGATTTTAGAGCAGAACAATCAGCTTGCCAGCCGGGGATTGCGTGTCTTAGGGTTTGCCAGCAAGAATCTGAGCGCGTTGTCATCGGAGTCAGACGATCAGGCTGAAACCGATTTGACCTGGTTGGGGTTGGTGGGTATGCTGGATGCCCCTCGTCCGGAAGTGCGTGATGCAGTGGCCAAATGTCGTGCTGCGGGGATTCGCCCGGTGATGATTACGGGGGATCACCAACTCACAGCCCAGGCGATCGCGCAAGACCTGGGCATTGCAACCGTGGGCGATCGCTGCCTAAGCGGACAGGAACTCCAGAAGCTGTCCCAGTCAGAACTGGAAGCTGAAGTTCATCACGTCAGCGTCTATGCCCGCGTTGCCCCTGAGCACAAGTTACGCATTGTCCAAGCACTCCAACAGCAGGGACAGATTGTGGCCATGACAGGGGATGGCGTCAATGATGCACCCGCTTTGAAACAAGCCGATATCGGAGTCGCGATGGGCATCACAGGCACCGATGTCAGCAAAGAAGCCAGCGATATGGTGCTGTTAGATGACAACTTTGCCACCATCGTCTCAGCGGTAGAAGAAGGTCGAGTGGTTTACATCAATATTCGCCGTTTCATTCGCTATATCCTCGGCAGCAATATTGGCGAGGTCTTGACGATCGCTGCCGCACCTCTATTGGGCTTGGGGGGTGTGCCACTCTCGCCGCTGCAAATTCTCTGGATGAACTTAGTCACCGATGGACTGCCAGCATTAGCTCTCGCCGTCGAACCCGGTCGAGCAGTCGTCATGCAACAACCCCCGAAAGACCCCAAGGAGAGCATTTTTGCCAGAGGCTTAGGCTCTTACATGATTCGGATTGGGATTATTCTCGCCGTGATCACGATTTTGATGATGGTCTGGGCATACGGTTATACCGAGCAGGTACAGAGTCAGTTGCTAGACCGCGATCGCTGGCAAACTATGGTGTTTACAACCCTCTGCCTGGCACAGATGGGACACGCGATCGCCATTCGCTCCAATACGCGATTAACGGTAGAAGTCCCTCCGCTCTCGAACCCCTATGTTCTCCTCTCGGTAGCCATCACGAGTATCTTGCAACTGTTGCTCGTTTATGTGGAGCCCCTTCGAAGCTTTTTCAACACTCATTATTTAAGTAGTTTGGAGTTGCTGATTTGTATTGGGTTTAGTTCTCTCGTCTTTGTTTGGATTGAAGCAGAGAAGCTATTGATTCGCTGGTATACCGCTCGTCACTAG
- a CDS encoding ATP-binding protein, translated as MMNDTFKPQGLIGRQAELEQICAILAADQDLMLTGVTGSGRRSLIRYAAHQGGARVLEIDCLRATHSSRFLALLAEGMLHIFATSEERRLIEQWAAHYPLHLEQLSAHQTRFIWQASLNDEWLILQALLKLPQRMAEQLRCRVVFVFQNFPHIRSWDRAGRWEAHLKQEIQQQNRVSYVVLATTPEDWVENSQIQLVSLLPLQRQELETWVVEAMAAIGLKFEGDALELFLDYTQGHVGDAIALARRIWSDHHAFYRDEEIGVAAPSPLKLIQLHHVHCSTLRLVEDLSITFESLLLLLPPIQARVLESLAIDPTDSPHSRFYLQKHQFSRGGSFQGALTGLEQKGLIYGAKVGYRVAMPLLSFWLKHRIL; from the coding sequence ATGATGAACGATACGTTTAAGCCGCAGGGGTTGATTGGCAGGCAGGCTGAGCTAGAGCAAATCTGTGCAATTTTGGCGGCTGACCAAGATTTGATGCTGACAGGCGTGACCGGCAGCGGGCGGAGATCGCTCATCCGTTACGCCGCCCATCAAGGTGGAGCCAGAGTTTTGGAGATCGACTGCCTGCGAGCCACCCATTCTTCTCGCTTTTTAGCGTTACTAGCAGAGGGGATGCTCCACATCTTTGCAACTTCAGAAGAACGAAGGTTGATTGAACAGTGGGCGGCTCACTATCCTTTGCACTTAGAGCAGCTGAGTGCACATCAAACCCGCTTTATTTGGCAGGCTTCCCTCAACGATGAATGGCTCATCCTGCAAGCCTTGCTGAAGCTTCCCCAGAGGATGGCAGAACAGCTCCGGTGCCGAGTCGTGTTTGTCTTTCAGAATTTTCCCCATATTCGCTCCTGGGATCGAGCCGGTCGCTGGGAAGCCCATTTAAAGCAGGAAATTCAACAGCAAAACCGCGTCAGCTACGTGGTTCTTGCCACAACCCCAGAAGATTGGGTAGAAAACAGCCAGATTCAACTGGTCTCTCTGTTACCTCTGCAACGCCAGGAACTGGAAACGTGGGTGGTTGAAGCAATGGCAGCAATTGGCCTAAAGTTTGAAGGAGATGCCTTGGAATTATTTTTAGATTACACCCAAGGGCATGTGGGGGATGCAATCGCCCTGGCGCGACGAATTTGGAGCGACCATCATGCCTTCTACCGAGATGAAGAAATTGGGGTTGCAGCGCCATCCCCCCTTAAGCTCATCCAACTTCATCATGTCCATTGCAGCACCTTAAGATTGGTCGAGGATCTTTCCATCACTTTTGAATCTCTCCTCCTACTCCTGCCTCCAATTCAGGCCCGGGTACTAGAGAGCTTAGCGATCGACCCGACCGATAGTCCTCATTCACGTTTTTATCTTCAGAAACACCAGTTTTCCAGAGGAGGGAGTTTTCAGGGCGCGCTGACAGGATTGGAACAAAAAGGATTAATTTATGGAGCGAAAGTAGGCTATCGAGTCGCCATGCCATTGTTATCTTTTTGGCTGAAACATCGTATTTTATAA